TGGTGCAGTAAACTTGCACCATGAGGGAAGAGTTTCTTGTTTTCCACACACAGAAGTTCTGTTAGCTGGGCACCCGAGGGCCACACTGCCCGTTTCTCTGCATTTCGGTCCGAAGAACAACCTTCAGaagctgggctgtgggggggaGCATCagcctcaccttcctccctgcctcctccttggGGCTTATCGCTTTCCCCACATCAGAGCAGCCGGGTCTGGGCATGGGCCCTGCCTGGAGGTCCTCTTCATACCCAGAATGCCCCAGGGCTTGACCCAGAGCCCGGGAAGGCTAGGTATTGTTTCCTTAAAGAATTTGGGAATTCAAAGTCAGGAACTTACTGGGGGCTAGGCTGTAGACCTCACAGCCCGGGGCTTCCTTGAGGAAGAAACTGCAGGCCTGGGGGATCTGGGCCAGCTCCTGGGGACCATGCTGCTGCACGTCCCGGGTTGGGGACCAATAGGTCCTGCCTGGTTGTGCTCGAAGAACACAGCCAAGGCTGTTGTCAGGTGTCAGTCCCATGGAGGCTTCCAGTGAGTGTGACCTTTTCTCCAAGGCCATTCTTAAAGCTGCTTGGCCTTGACCTCAGGCAGCTAGCCTGGAGGTGGGAGACCCAGCTGGggcctctcctcctttccccagtgCTTCGGCTTCTGCCACTCTgtgctcccccttccccacctgggcAGACCTCACCTGCAGACATGCCCTGTGCATTGCTCTGCCGACTCACCTCTTCAGTTGCAATAGCTCTCGGGAAAGAAGTTCTGTCTCTGGCTCACAGGGAAGGAGGCCATTTTTCATATCTCTGCTTTTTCAGAATGAATCTCAAAGCCCTGATATTCTTCCTCCTCTGAGCCAGGAGGGAGGCACCTGACATGTGTTCACCCAGCAGGCAGCTGCCCAGCCAGCACCCGTGCAGGGCAGCCCGGGTGCTCCCGCGTGGTCTCTCTGCTTCCCGCATTACCCCTAACTGCCCAGACGTCACCCTTCTGTGTCCCAGCTCTCTCTGTCAGGCCCCTCCTTTCCTATGTTAAACTAATCGACAGTTTCCTAGCTTAGAAAAAGGGACCTCAGTGGCTGAAGGTGGCGGCATGAGGCAAAGGGCTGGAGAGCTGGGCCCCGTTGTGCCGTGGGTGTGGGCCTGGCTGAGCCATGCTCTTCTCGGAGCCTCTGCTCCCTGGTCTTGCAGTGCGAAGATTTATAACCCTTACCTACCTTGACACGATGCCTGTGACAGCGTCTAGGCAGGTGAACGTGTATGGAGCACCTACTAATTATATGCAGGACCCCGGGTCCTGAAGCATGAACAATGAGGAACCCCGCAGAGTGCTCCCCAGCTCTGGGCAGTGTGGTGGGAGGTCAGGCTGAGGTCACAGGACAGAGGCCTGCCTATGAAGAGGGGCCCAGGAAGGATGGGAAGCCACGATCCTCtcaccctcttccttccccctccctgggcGGCTCCCCTCTTCCTCTTAGTCCTGGAAGGGCACCCAGGGCTGGGCCTCGGTGGGAAGCAGGAGCAGGCCACCTTGGCATGAGCATGAAGCCAGACAGGGGTTCGAGTGGAACAGTTCGTGGTGCTGATGGGGAGGCTCCCCCAGACCTGAGACAGCACACACAGTGTGCCCACAGACGACAGAAGGTGGGGGCCAGGCATTGGGCTTGTGGGACTGGACTGGCCCTTGATCTGGGCAgggttcccttccctccttccatccGTCCAACCATTTGTGGGCAGGCAGGGCACTGGGTGCTGGGGACAGCcgtgggctgggtgggctggaCCCTGTCCCCTGCACCCCGCCCTGCCGGCAGCCTGGCCTAGCCCAGCGCCTCTGCCTTGCAGACGCTCATCACCGCCATCGGGCAGACAGCCTACACCGTGGCCTCCGTGCTCGTCCTGTTCTTCGTCCTGATGTACATCTTTGCCGTCCTGGGCTTCTGCCTGTTTGGAGGTCCCGAAGGGGGCGACCTGAACAACTGGGAGAACCTGGCTGGGGCCTTCTTCACCCTCTTTAGCTTGGCGACGGTACTGTGTCCGGGAGCAGTGGTGGCGGGGTCCTTGGGAAGGGACCGCCAGCAGGTGCGGGTGTGTGGACACATTGGGCTTCCCGTGGGGCCTGCCGCATGTTCAGATACCTCGCTgggcggggaaactgaggcagcagtGAGTGCTCCGGCCAGGGGTCCGTCTCTGTCTCTAATCTTGTCACTCCCTGGAGCGTTCCCATTTGTCTCACAGAGCTGTAAAAATGTCACAGCATTCGCAAAAGATGATTCACTTGGATTAAGTTTAATTTAATCCAATAAGTGAAGCCCATGTCACTTAGCCTTTTGGAACGGACTAAACCACACAGACCCACCCAGAATAAGCCTGCAAAGCCCGAGTCCAGAAGCCTAGACTCTGTTGGGCTCTGGAAAGACTGGAGTCTTTCCCAAGGAGTTTCCTGGCAGAGAGGCAGAGTCTTTTGGGAAAGGATGGGAAGCCTTTAGGAGAAGAGCCCTCGGGGAGCCTTGGCCAGAAGCGCCCCCACCCAGTGgtgccctgcacccccaggccACCAGGATGCACTAGAGTCAGTGGATTGGGGACTTCCGAGGGGCTTGTATGGGGGCAGAACCAACTTCCTTCTAGTGGGGCGAGGCCTCCATAAGGTCGGTGAGTGGGAAGCCCACCCCACTGGGCCTTGGCACTCGGCACGCCCTCCCTTGCCCGAGCAGGTCGACGGCTGGACAGACCTGCAGGAGAAGCTGGACAACCGGAATTTCATGCTGAGCCGAGCGTTCACTATCACCTTCATCTTGATTGCCTCCTTCATCTTCCTCAGCATGTTCGTGGGTGTGATGATCATCCACACTGAGGTGAGGCTGTGTGTGTACGGACTGGGGGTTGGCTCAGGTGTGGCAGGCAGGCTCAGGTGTGGGCCCACATCTTCAGGGAGGACCCTGAGCCGGCCCTCTCCTAAAGTGGAGGGGCGGTGGCCCAGGGGGCCCTCTCTACCCAGCCCTACTCTTCTCCCTGAGCCAGTGCATTTCCCTGCCTCGTGGTGGTGGCCAGCAGGACATGGGCTTGGGAAGTCACTGCAGCTGCACTGGCAGCTTGAGTTGGGGTCCTCCTGCTGAGGGGTCCGAGCCGCAGTGCAAGGCTAGGTAGCAAGAAAGTCTGGAGGTGGGTGTGCAGGGAGAGCCCTCGCCTCACCTCTGGCCCCACTCTCCAGGACTCCATTAAAAAGTTTGAGCGGGAGCTGATGCTGGAGAGGCACCTGACGCTCCTGAAGGAGAAGCAGGTGATCTTGAAACGGCAGCAGGAGGAGGTCAGCAGGCTGATGCAGATGCAGGTGCGCGGCCTCCCCTGGCGGCAGACACACAGCTGCGTGGCAGTCAGGCTGGGTGAATGGCCAGGAAGAGGAGCCTTGAGgcctgcagggagggcaggctTCATTCTCGGCACTTCTGTATTTCTCTGGCCCTGTGAGCATGCGGGGTGCTGTGACTGTaacctctccctccttcccgggCCGAGCTGCGCTGCTGGGCCCTCTGCCTGCCGTGCTCTTGTTACTGAGGGCTCACTGGGTCCCAAGCAGGCCCCGGGCGCCCACCCTCTGAGTGGATGAGGCCATTCAGAGGTGGTGTGAACCTCAGTTTTTCTACACTGAACACGAAGAGCACAACAGGCTGGAGAGTGTCGGGCACAATACGGCTGTAAGGCTGGGCTGTGAGCCCCGAGTGCTCTGCCAGATTCGGAACTgttgccccttcctcccccacgtGGTCAGCGCTTCCCTCCTCAGCCTCTTCCCTGAGGCAGAGAGACATCTGCCTTTCTCGGCTGTGTTTTAAGGTTTGCTCAGGGCAGGTGAGACCATGCTGTGCCACACTTAGGCTGCCACAGTTTCCTTCCTGTGTCACCTGTCCTCACCTCAGTGATGGTGGCTCATGAGGCTACCTCGGTCAGGGGGTCCTGGCTTGGGAGGGGCCGGGTGACTGGGGCGAGGCTCAGGATTCATCCTGGGGTCAGGGTCAGCGCTCCTGGGGCACCTGTGGAGGGTCCCCAGGCCTCTGTGCGTCTCAGATGTCACCCCTTCCTTATCGTTGATCTCTTCACGCTGCCCTCTCTAGAAAAACGTTGACTACAGAAGTTTCACTGAGCTGGTGGAGAACTTCAGGAGGACCCTGCGGCATACTGACCCCATGGTCTTGGATGATTTTGGCACTAGCCTGCCCTTCATCGATGTCTACTTATCCACCCTGGACAACCAGGACACCACGATCTACAAGTCAGTCCCGGCCCCGCCGACCTGGCCCAAGGAGACCAGGCACTTCCGGGCCCCCTGCTTCCTTGAGGCAGGGCCACATCTGGTCCCTGGACAGTAGGGGGTACAATGGCCGATGAGCAGGTTGGGTGGAGTGAGGCCCTTCTTGGGTGTGAGGGTCCCGTGTATGCACAGGGCTGGGCTGAGGCGTGGACAGGCCCAGGACGGGGTGACTctgccccccttccccgccccagCCTGCACTGGACTGTATTCAAATGTGGCTCCTTTGACTCTCCGGCCTGCCCTCACTGACCCCTgtccaggggcagagggaagagcatggcTGGTGAGTCAAGAGCTGAGGCCCCTGGCCTGGTTCTGCCACTGCCTTCCTCTGGGACTCaggcccatctctgcccctttccCACTTGTCATGTGAGGGGCTGTGTGGCTGATTCTGTGAAATTGTGAGTttggcctggcccagggctgtgctTGGTGAAGTTAGCCGGGGTGGTACCTGGCCATTTCTGTGGAAAAGGGACCTGAGTGTGGCCCTATGAGCCACAGTGGGCTCTTGGAACAAGGAAGGACTCGATTAACCTGGTTTCTGAACAGCAGTCTCCTGGAGGGCTTCGTGGACCAAAGGAACTACCAGGGGCCTCAGGGAGCATTTCCTCTGGGCCCAGATGGGACCAGGCGGTGTCTGTCATTTCCGCCTGGTCACCTCATGCAGAGCCCAGAAGTGTGTTGTCTCTACCTTGACTCACGTGATACAATAGCTCACTCCAGGGGCCACAGGTGGAACAGCCGACCCGGATTCCAGTGCAGCCCGACTGGGCTCTGAGGTCCCTCCTCTTTCTTGATCCCACACCTGCTAGGTGTGGTGGCCGCCTGGTGTGGTGGGTGGGGCCCGggtggctcagagcctggccctgTCAGCTccagccccctctcctgccctgcttTCAGGCTACAAGAGCTGTACTACGAGATCGTGCACGTGCTGGGCCTGATGCTTGAAGACCCACCGCAGAAGAAGCAGTCCCACTCCTCAGAAAAGGCGGATGACACGTAGTTTGGTGTGGGCGCCCAGACCCAGAGGGCCTCAGCCTGTGAGGGGCCCCAGTAAACACGGGCTTTCTGGGCTGGCCTCTGTACTGTTGCTGTGTCACGGCGCTTCCCCACCCTGAGggctgggtctgggcaggtgccaTGGCGCCCGATTCCCCAACACCCCCCGCCCCATGATGCAGCCAGATCTctggggtggcaggaggaggctCAAGACTTGTCCTGGCCAGGGGGCACACCCAGAGGCCACACTGGACCTCTCCTCCCTTGACCCAGTGCAGGGACCCACTGTGTTCCTGGGGAAGCTGCCTGAGGACCCCGGCCCCAGAAGGGCCCAGACCTAGCAGCCCCCTACGAATGTGTGGCTCCTCCAAGCTGATGTGACCTACTTCCCTCTTGGAACCTCTGCAGCGCTCACCTCTGGGTCATCCCCACACCTGGCAGAGCTACATCTCTCTCTGTGGGCCCACTGCCCTGGGTACCCTCTTTGGAAGTCGTCCCTGCTTTCTCCTAGGCTCACAGAGGCCGTGGTGCTCTGAGGGGGTGGCCGTGACTGGCAGGGCTCTGTTGTGTGGGCATGGAGGTCGGGGTAGGCTGGTCTGGCTGGCTAGCTTCAGGCACTTTGGGCTGCTTCCCCTTTTATGGTCAGTTAGGACTCTTCACCGAAAAGGTGGGCTTTTCTGCAACATTCCTCGCCAGGTGACTGCCAGAgttgctggggccctggggcctgctggTTCAGCCATAATGGAGCCATTTGAAGgcccaggtggggcagggggctgctaCCCCTTGCCCCCAAGTGGCCAGGCCAGAGGTCTGGTTGTTTCCCCTCTGCTCCATGGCTGGGGAATACTTCTGAAGCCTGTCACCTTGGCAGTGACATCTCAGACAGAAGGGGGTGGGTTCTGGGAGCAGCCAAGTGCAGAAAGACCCAGGACCCACACTGGGGAGTCAGGTCAGCAGAAAATACATGGGGTTGAGTCGAGAGCGGCTGGACACGAGGGTGCCATGGGTAAGCCCGTGGGTTCCGGGCCTGGGATAGCACCCCTGAGGCCACAGGACGAGGGCAGGTAGGAACCTATATTCATGGTTTCATTTCTGTATTGACTACCATTTACTGAGCTGTTGGGTGCCAGGATTCTGTGAAGAGAGGCCCACGGTTGAGTAGGGGAGAAGGAGATCCAGTGAGACTGGACGAGGAAGTCTCCTGAGGAGGCGACAATGCCTATTTGAGTGCAGGGAGCGCGCATCCGCTAGGTACTCACATCGTGTCCGTTTGCGGGTGTTCACCTCTCGGGACCAAACTGAGAATTTGTGAGCAGTGCCTGGGGCTGCTCTGGAGAGCGAGGCCTGTTGCCCTGCTGTGGGGGAGACCTCTCAGGGCAGGGAGTGGAACCTGgctgcccctgggggtggggagggcgccGTGCCACTGCCCGGGAGCCGGGCCTGAAGGAAGCAGGGTGCCCCTGCCCTTCGTGGCAGGGGGAGAGGTGCGGGGCCTCATGTGTTCAGTGCCTCTCCATGCGGCTGGGGTTCccaggggtgctggggtgggtgAGCGCAGTCAGCAGGGCAGCCAGGCCTCCGGGCAGAGGCCCCACTCGGCGCGGGGACGCAGCAGACAGAGGTGGCCAAGGGCTCGCAGCGGCTGTGCCAGCTTTGCTCCGGGGAACACGAGAACACATCAGCTGCTCTCGCCGGAGCCCTGGGAACTGCCCCAGGGATCTGGGAGCGAGCGAAAGATTTAAAACTTGCCTCAGGGAGTTAGAAAGAACCCTGATTTCCGAGTCAGGAGACGGGGATTCCTTCATCGGTGACCGTGGGCAAGGCGTCCAGGCCCTGGAAACCTCGGCTGTCTGCTCCGAGAAGTGGGCTGATAAGACCTTAAGGATCGGATAGAATGGTGTAAAACAAGATGTGGTCGACTTAGCCATGTGTGCTTTCTGGCTGTCAGCTCTGCCGCTGCTTGGCGGCCAGCTGCAGAGTgggctgtgccagccaggggctgAGAGGGGCAGGGCCAATGTCAAGGTGGCGGGAGGAGGGTCAGGAGCTGAGAGCAGGGAGTAGAGGTCAGgaacctgtggggggtggggctggtgcAGGGCGGGTGGCCAGCAAGGCAGACCCGGGTGGGAGGTCTGGGTTCCAGGCCCAGCAGGGAAGCCTCGTGCCTGGGCCACTGGCCTGTGGCAAGCTGCTTCTAAGGGCACAGGCAGAAGGCTGTCACGGAGCAGAGAACTGTGCGAGGGTGACGTGCGGAGGGCTGGCCCAACACGGCTGGCAGAACGAGCTGGCGGATATTTGGCGCAAACTCTCAAAGCAGCATTTCTGCTTGGCTCCGCTCGCCTGTAGAGCAAACACTGGTAGGCTGGAATTCCCACTTGGGCTCTCACCAACTCAAACAGGCTTGGCCAAGCTTTGAATTGATTTGCTTGGGGCAGAAGTGGCTCTGCTTGTCCAGGCAGCGGAAGCAGgaccctcctgccctccccacaccccggGATCCAGCAGAGCTGTCCCCAAATGGCCCTCTCATCTCCGTTCTGCCAGTGGGGGGGTTTGGGGGCTGCACTCAGAAGCAGGGGGCACCTGGGCCTGAATCTTTGGGTCAcacccaggccctcccccagctctgtaGGAAGGATCTGGAATCCAAGGCTGGAGGTGTTTGGAAGGTGAccagattttttttcaaactgcTGTTGGTTCTACCAGCAGGAAGCTGCTCCTGTATCAGGGAGACCCAGGCAGTGCCTGAGAACGCACGCTTCCTATTTGCTCCCGCAGCTCCACAGTCCAGCGTGGAGATGCCGGGAATGTGTGCCTTCTGTTTTCCTCCAGTGTGGGGGAGGCTAGACACCTCCTAGAACAAACTGCCCTTCACCGGGGCAGGCTTTGCTCTCAGGGGTGTCTCCCCCTGTTCTGCTCCCTGTCCCTAGCCCCAAATGGCCTGGGTCTGCTCCGTTGTCCCGCAGACTCAAGAGAGATGGCCCTGAATTCCTAAGGAGGCTActcaggaaggagagggggtggTTGCTGATTCCAGTCacagggatgggaggtggggacaaAGGAACAAGATGTGATGGAGTGCCCGCTCTTCCCCATGCTCTGCCACTAGGAATGGTATCTGTCCTTGGCCGGCCACATGCCTCACCTTCCCCAGGCTCTGGCTTTGGTTTTGGCTTTGCCTCCAGCTTGGTGCGATACAGCacctggagaacagggagagcCAGGC
The genomic region above belongs to Phyllostomus discolor isolate MPI-MPIP mPhyDis1 chromosome 13, mPhyDis1.pri.v3, whole genome shotgun sequence and contains:
- the CATSPER3 gene encoding cation channel sperm-associated protein 3, with amino-acid sequence MPSTKSSPSKTLIRRKDTQCQAFVKRIITSPLFKMIMISIISMNAFVVVLCTDYKTRYKLFRLFEILEMIFVTGYSVEFYMKVYVDPINYWKDGYNLLDVVIIITLSIPYFLCKIKGKHYPYLNIADGIQSLRILKLITYSRGIRTLITAIGQTAYTVASVLVLFFVLMYIFAVLGFCLFGGPEGGDLNNWENLAGAFFTLFSLATVDGWTDLQEKLDNRNFMLSRAFTITFILIASFIFLSMFVGVMIIHTEDSIKKFERELMLERHLTLLKEKQVILKRQQEEVSRLMQMQKNVDYRSFTELVENFRRTLRHTDPMVLDDFGTSLPFIDVYLSTLDNQDTTIYKLQELYYEIVHVLGLMLEDPPQKKQSHSSEKADDT